In Corynebacterium guangdongense, one DNA window encodes the following:
- a CDS encoding PPK2 family polyphosphate kinase, giving the protein MSFSIEEARQFLFRPGFHLSDVDPASTPGVSSEAELAADFAQHDREISDLQENLWANARSGVDGTGSVLLVLQGMDTSGKGGLIKRLARVMHPMGLSFHAFGKPTPEEAAHDFLWRVRPKLPEPGEIAVFDRSHYEDVLVQKIEGYAEPAEIERRYGAIVDFENEVAARGTRIIKVMLHISRGFQYANLVERLTDEKKMWKFDRADLVARSKWEKYLAAYQTAFERTSTAQAPWYVVPGDNKEYARMVVKHLLVEQLRELQQPWPRPVDDLETARRHLDAS; this is encoded by the coding sequence ATGTCATTCAGTATTGAAGAAGCCCGTCAATTTCTCTTTCGCCCCGGTTTCCACCTGTCGGACGTTGACCCGGCCTCGACCCCGGGGGTGTCTTCGGAAGCAGAGCTGGCGGCGGACTTTGCCCAGCACGACAGGGAGATCAGCGACCTCCAGGAAAACCTGTGGGCCAACGCCCGCAGCGGCGTCGACGGAACCGGTTCGGTGCTGCTGGTGCTGCAGGGGATGGACACCTCGGGCAAGGGCGGTCTGATCAAGCGCCTCGCCCGCGTCATGCACCCGATGGGGCTGAGCTTCCACGCCTTCGGAAAGCCGACCCCGGAGGAAGCCGCCCATGATTTTCTCTGGCGGGTCCGGCCGAAGCTGCCCGAGCCGGGGGAGATCGCGGTCTTCGACCGATCCCATTACGAGGATGTTCTGGTCCAGAAGATCGAGGGTTACGCCGAACCCGCGGAGATTGAACGACGCTACGGCGCGATCGTCGACTTCGAGAATGAGGTCGCCGCCCGCGGCACGCGGATCATCAAGGTGATGCTCCACATCTCCCGGGGGTTCCAGTACGCGAACCTGGTCGAGCGGCTCACCGACGAAAAAAAGATGTGGAAATTCGACCGGGCCGACCTGGTCGCCCGGTCCAAGTGGGAGAAGTACCTGGCCGCCTACCAGACGGCGTTCGAGCGCACCTCCACGGCGCAGGCACCGTGGTACGTCGTCCCGGGCGACAACAAGGAATACGCCCGGATGGTGGTCAAACACCTGCTGGTGGAGCAGCTGCGGGAGCTCCAGCAGCCGTGGCCACGGCCGGTCGATGACCTGGAGACGGCGCGGCGTCATCTCGACGCCTCCTAA